Within the Helicoverpa armigera isolate CAAS_96S chromosome 8, ASM3070526v1, whole genome shotgun sequence genome, the region CGCGTAAGGGCGCcaaatttgtttatgttttgctacacgtccacaacaaaagtatttctgtttttttttgctacaaataattaagtgctttcaatataataaataattatgagaaccaGTCAGACGCACGCTATATGAAATGATGGTTGAATTCATGGAAGCgtgagtaaacagttttaataagtttgagtggcataaactttagtgtgaagtattttaagtgcaatgctatttctatattctatatttttaaattcggtttcatttgtgtccagtgggttaattctattcctaagttttgctctacaatgattaaaataaacatataaataacattttattttcaaacacattaattctataggtacgcaaataaataaaatatgatttattatagATCTACCTTGTTTCTCGTGATTAATATCCATAATATTCTagtaaaggatgatgggcaattttgtatgaaccctggcctgataaccaataaagttctaatgtggattagattattgcttataccctacagttactgaaataaaacagttcatgtcaagaatcgaccggaaataagtacagtcgggcacaaaagagttatactcttttgcaccatttttttttttgttaaaataaaatccatagtAGAGAaattcattgtatgatgtattttcgtcaatttatcacttatttaaataagcctagggtagatttatcaattaaaatcggtcttaactaggcataattgatttaatagcaaaacaaaacataaaaacttttacttctaccaccgtatattatttccattcttggagatagcatttcctcgttctgcggcaccaggatagtcggcCGGGTTGtggaattattagaaaagtagcgacccaccccagcttcgcacgggaaaacagtatttcctcactatttaacggatgttattacacatacaaaccatcctcttcaatcactctatctttgaatataataatatattagaaaaccgtatcaaaatccgttgcgtagtttggaagagttaagctttcaaagggacatagggatataaggacagaaaaagcgactttgtcttATACTATGTATTGATGCACAAATAGTAACCAAACGGGTGGTCAAGTCCGCAAGGATACATGAGGGGTTTAATTagtagaataaagttatttaagttgtttgcCAGCTTTCACAGAGTTCTCATCATATGGCACATCAGGCTTGTTAGCCAGGAGAGTCGACAGTCATTGGTGATGCCTGCGCACCTCCAATTCCACAGGATTATATTTCAAACCAAGATGTTTTATCCTGGCCATTAGATAATGTCTATGCAAGTACTCACGACAAGTATTTGCATTCAATGGACTACGGActtgactgaactgatttgaaaaatctttcagtggtggaaagtagtttaattccataggcagtcgtaggcttacaggactgatatcttttttccccagtggttaacaatgttccacccataacaaaaattgaagtttaAGGTATTAGCTGTCATTTGATGTGTGCAAATGAATATTATTGGCTGTGCCGGTTAAACTCACTGGAACAGCGGAATAGCTACACCTTACGTTGTGAATActaactgtaatttttttaatatggacACATacaccttctgtgacacgtcctgactgatattgacaataatataatgcacttaacagCCCTCCCAAACAAAGGCACTTGTctcaccggcaacgattaacgagtaacgagtagagctagaactagaaacgagttagcgagacgcggggagcgagtgcgtagttccgatatttgtgtagctcggctacaagcgagtgtgcgagtgaggcagttgtcccaccaaagacgagaaaacgactaactatcggctattttctcgctcaagaaacgtacaatagatatactttccgtgtgaataaaagagatgcatatacaaatagttgatcgctgactgttcacactgccggcgagcactcgcttcaatagtttgtcgctgagcgacaaAATCTATGGAAGATAACACTCGCtcggcgacactcgccaagcgtttagaactcacgccgagagagcaaccagtggtcatttctcttcagtgcgtatctagcgagcgagtgatgcgagtACTCGCCCTCGgtaaaaatgaagcttagggcataagctatcatttgatatgcgaatggttttcattggatataccggccaattttacccatcatcctttgccgcaaaaaaataatatgacataATATGGCAAAGACTATGAACTACGTTCATACAGTGGCggtctttgcattttaaattacttatatggaagctattactaattgttccaataacttaacaataattttaaaacacttttattcacaaaactaactctaaacaaaacataaacacggttaaaactttatttttacacttctcGAAACCTTTCTCACCGACTATTTTCAAGTGAATAATGTTTCGACCATACTCGATAGCCAGGCTTCGAGAGTTTACGTTACCTTACGTCAAAACAATGTTCGTGCTGCcatgttttgtttccttttacgcCCGATAGGGGCGCTGTACAATTCTCATACAAATGTTACTCGATTTCGATAAGAATAACTTTTCGCAAATATTCGTGCTTGGGCTACTGtacgcgtatccaatgtacgcgtggacagtgtttcccaactacgcgtaacacaggaacgcgctatccgtacgcacctttactttttatattataaatgtcaaagtttgtgagaatgtatggatgtatgtttgttattcaatcacgcaaaaacggctggacagatttggtatgtagataggtgatatcctggattaacatataggctactttttatcccggtcaacaggggtAAAATTATTCAGCCACGGTCAAAgcggctccatctgtggtatataaaatacaacaaatttgACAAAGCAGCCAGGTGGAAAGACATTAGcggaacattaattaattatcttgtaaagtcatagatggagttgtgcatttttttcataaacaatttgagctggggttttattttagcttatctTTCATTAATATGGAGGCTTAAAAGCAACTTACGTTaaatgagtagtattaagtagaccttaaatattttttgtgtggtaCAAAACATGTAACGCTTATGGATCCTAAAAGAAAGGAGAaagatctgtctctcgcaaacgctgctaagcgtgagttaAGTTTCTGTAGCTTTAGAAACAAACCCAGACACAAAGTGCACATTTAAGAAATGCGAGCTTCCTCGTTTGAATATTATACgcagtatgtatgtacttactttcaacttctgatcacaaatacaCTGTTCTCCATTATGAATAGTCACAATCAGACCCGAGccgagtctaaaaaaacaccttttatatatctACGTTTACATCATTGATATCATTCAGTTCAgtagtagcgcggcggtcaccgccggcgccggacgtgtgcgagagcaggctctccacagttcctggcgtgtccgctggagggcgccacagtgtcgtgcacagtgtcgagcacggcggcgagcgccgtcagtagcgcggcggtcaccgccggcgccggacgtgtgcgagagcaagCTCTCCACAGTAactggcgtgtccgctggagggcgccacagtgtcgagcacggcggcgagcgccgtcgGTAGCGCGGCGGTCGGTAGTAGTAGTGCTGCGGATACCTCCCGCTTTATACGTAGAATCTGCCCCGGCGAAGATGGCACACCAACGCTGATAGGCAACCGGTAGTGGCGGATTCGGCGAGGCAGTGAAGTCTTGTGATAGGCTTAGGGCGACGACAGAGGTCAAAAGTGCTCGTCGGCCATTCACTGCATCCGAAACCTTCTCCAGTCGTGGCGGCTCTCCGTTCCACTGGGAATAGAGGGTGGAGAACGAGAGAGTgcgtctgtgtctgcgcaaacacTTACGCACTTAAATATTTCACGCGCAACTGACTGCTTCTGGTTACTGGATCCTGATAAAAGACCTGCGGCGATGGGCTCAAGTAGAGAGGTTGGATGGTGGTGCACGCCCACCTGAACCTTGGTGGTTTTGTCTGAAGCCTGCACGTATGGCAGCCTAAGGAGAGTGGTCGTTTCTGCACTGCACTTGGGACAACAGTGTGGATTGGGCAGCACCTTAGGTGATGAAACAGCCCTATTTAGGGAGGCACTGCTTCCCCCGCTCAGCCGGGGAGGGGGCTAGAAAAGGTGTCCTAAAAAAATGCTTGTCCCGTCAAATTGGGGGAGTAGCAACCGCGGCTGCTTAGGCACCCCATTACTCGCGGTCGacgtaacaagaaaaataagacaaaaaCATCATTTATGACATTTGGCGCATGGAACGTGCGTACATTAATCGATAATGACGGAAACCTTTGCCCGGAGCGTAAAACTGCTGTCGTAGCACGTGAACTTGCTCGATAAAATGTAGACGTGGCAGCTTTAAGCGAAACACGCTTAGCTGACCAAGGCGAACTTGAGGAAATCGGCGGTGGTTATACATTCTTCTGGAAAGGAAGACCCCAAAGTGAACGAAGGTTAGCTGGCGTAGGGTTTGCCATCAAATCCACCATCGTAAAAAAGCTGCCAGAATGTCCACAATACATCTCGGACCGCATTATCACATTACGCCTTCACCTACCAAACGACAACTACCTGAATGTGATAAGCGTATACGCACCAACAATGAGTAACGAGGACAGTGTCAAAGATCAGTTTTATGAAGAACTTTGCCAATGCCTTACCAGCATACGTTCAAGCGAACAAATACTGCTGCTAGGCGATTTCAACGCGAGGGTTGGCAGAGATTCTGAGTCGTGGCCGGGCGTGATTGGAAATAATGGTGTGGGCAATATGAATAGTAACGGACAATTACTACTCACACTCTGTGCCCAATTCGACCTCACCATCACAAACACTCTGTTTAGGCTTCGCGACAAATTCAAAACCACCTGGATGCACCCGCGTTCTAAACACTGGCACCTCCTCGATTACGCGATAACGCGACGAAGGGACATCTCCCAGGTGCATATCACACGCGTTATGCGCGGCGCGCACTGCTGGACTGACCACAGGCTTTTGGTAACTAAGTTGAGACTCCGCCTTCGTGAACCACGAAGACCCTGCAGGGCTAAACCAATATCTCTCAACTTAGATCGACTGGATTGTAAAGATCTTCAAGAATTCCAGAAAGGCCTAAAAGATGCGCTAGATGTGTTTGATGCCCAGCAAGGTGACTTAATATCAAAATGGAAACAGATCTCATCCACCGTACTGACTGTGGCTACGGAAACCATAGGATACAAAAAACGAAACAACGAGGACTGGTTTGACCAGAATGATAGGGCCCTAACTGAAGCATTCAAACAGCATCGTGTACTCATAAAGCGTAATGAAGGAAATCATGAATCCAGTCAAGAAGTCCGAAGTAGTGGTGATTCCTTAAGGAAATTAACGAGGAAGATGAAAGATAGATGGTGGCTTGAAAAGGCAAAAAAGATACAGTGGCTTGCAGATACCCACCAACTAGGCGCTTTCTATGAAGAAATGCGTAAGTTGATTGGCGTTTCCATAAAAAACTGCACTCCGTTAAGATCCCTAGTTGGTTCTCAAAAGCTCACTGCTAAGCAGGATATACTTGATCGTTGGGCAGAGCACTTTAACCACCTGCTCAATGTAGATCGATCAGCAGATCTTGAGCATATAAGGCGTATCCATCCTCTGCCGCCGAATGAGTCGCTTGCTGAACCACTAACTTTTGCTGAAGTTGTTCAAGCCATCAAAGAGCAGAAAAATAAAAGCAGTTGGCGTTGACAACATCGCCGGAGAACTGCTGAAATACGGAGGAGCAACTTCATACTTACATCTGGCAAATTTTTGATCGCATTTGGAACGAGGAAACAATACcacctgaatttaaaatatcccgtatacagacactgtataaaaacaaaggagACCGTTCCGACTGCAACTCCTACCGGGGTATATCGCTCCTCTCTGTCCCTGGGAAGATATTTGCCAGAGTTCTTCTCAACCGGCTTTTACCAGTCTCCGAAGCCATATTGCCAGAAACTCAGTTTGGGTTTCGACCTAACAGGGGCACCGGCGAAGCCATCTTTTCCATCAGGCAACTCCAGGAAAAAAGCCGAGAACAAGGCCAACCTTTGTGTATGTGCTTCGTGGACTTAGAAAAAGCTTTTGACTGCCGTGCCGAGGGAAGCCCTCTGGACTTTACTGGCAAAATTAGGTTGTCCTgagaagtttgtgagaatgattCGCCTTCTGCACGACGAGATGACCTGCTGTGTTACTTAGAATGGTGACCAGTCAGAGTTCTTTCCTGTCACCTGTGGGGTCAAACAAGGTTGTGTGCTTGCGCCAACACTGTTTGCTCTCTACTTTTCTGTCGTTGTCAGTGAAGCACTCAAACAAACTTCTGCTGGAATCAAAATACGTTTCAGGACTGATGGGGGACTTTTCAACCTGGCCAGATTAAAAGCATATACTAAAGTATCTCATGCTCTTATAACGGAGATCATGTACGCTGATGATCTGTGTTTTGTTACCAACTCTGCACAAGAGCTCCAGAACCTGATGACTAACCTTCAGGAAGTCTGTTGTCGTTTCGGTCTAAAAATCAGTGTTAAGAAAACTGAGGTAATGGCAAGCGACTCTCAAGGAGCTACAGAACCTATCAAGGTAAACATTGGCGATACTGAGCTGAAGCAAGTGGATACCTTCAAATATCTGGGCAGCACAATTACATCCAAGTGTGACCTTGATACCGAAATAAACCATCGCATTGGCGCTGCATCAGCTGCTTTCGGTAAATTACGAGCCAAGGTCTTACACACACATGATTTTAAGCTTTCGACAAAAATCTCCGTTTACAAGGCCATAGTCCTCCCAAATCTTTTATACTCGGCTGAAACATGGGTCCTCTATCGGAAACATATACAGGCGCTGGACCGATTTCATCTAAAGTGCATAAGAGACATTCTGAAAATCAAATGGTCGGATCGGATTAGAAATACCGAAGTGCTACGACGCGCGAATGTCTGCGGCATAGAAGCGTACCTGATGCGGCGACAGCTCAGATGGTGCGGTCATGTTTTACGCATGGATGATGATAGGGTGGCCAAACGCATCTTCTTTTCTGAACTCCAGAACGGCAGACGGAAACAAGGTGGCCAGTTCTTACGCTTCAAGGATGATCAGAAAAGACACATGAAAAGGTGCAACATTGATCCTCAGAACTGGGAGACAAAAGCCATTTGCCGCCCTGAATGGAGAGGCCCACTTAAAATGCGATCAAAGATTTCGAACAGCAAAGGAAATCCGCACTGGATGCGAAGCGTGATGCTCTTAAGGCTAAAACACCAgtagccattcattataactgtggacggtatcctaacgtgcagccaatgctcgcgcacgtttacacataaaatagggtactgcagccatcaaagggcgcatagaagagctgatcatcctagttctctcaatgataactgaaagcagtcaccatagccgaaatcggcagggaagtatatatcattcagttacaaagacttgctataaaacgtgttttcgctaaatgtactattatttttttgaaaacatttattcccaactctgatctcatggagatgGTGTCCGACTATCACCACTGTGTGGACTGTGCGAACTATCGTACCCGGCCCAGGTTTAAGCCATGGTCTGgggcgagaagaaatgggatgaaaaagaatgaggcggcggaacgaTTGAAAATTCCCACTGCGGTAAGAAACCACAGGAGCCGATTCCCAGCCACCATAGGCGTGGGCGatgagttttgagtgggtcgtCGACCATCCGGCTCCTAGGAGACCCGTGTCTAACATGCCCATGTCAGCGATgcgcgttatttcacgcgcccctttAGGTGATTCTGCAAACCCCAGTGAGGCCCACCAGAGCCAAagcctaacactccctcacgctgcacccaatGCTGCACTGCTCAATGCACAAAAGACTGCATTCTCTAATGAAAAGTCAAACTAATGGCTGAGAataacgtaactttccaggatgccatgcaacgtgttgcacaTACCctggcctttgggagcttggtaatccttttctccaccttcacaaaaacacataggaagtggtgaaggggttttgggggctgtcttttgtttttactgaattatcagcctaatttgaataatcgtttttagtttttttcacttgaGTTTTGTATAGTAATGAATTGGACGTCTTCAGAACGTATTTACCAAATCTTAGTGGTCATcctgcacacccgcttctctaactatATTTGCAGGATCAACAAGattgttttagtttgttatattaactacgctactatagcccacTGTCGAAGAaactttttacatcaattctggagaagctacataattattagcCTGTACACAGGCTTATGTTTGCTGGCTGCACCAAGaagtgacaaattgcgagcgcacattttgaaaaaaaactgcaggcttcaagtacgaacacaaaCATGAATTCTCACAGATATTGGCCTGTTCGTGAACTAATTCAAACAATTCGGTGGAATCCCAACTTAacatacactcagcggcacggaatctggcccaagcacattttggccttataaccattatttaaatgaaaaatcagaatttttattttaaaactgtttaatttactcattttccaatagaaaatgactaacagacaacagaattatgaggattttcattaagtttaattgagttagaaaacagagtcctttaccgcaataatcaccataaacttttaaattcaacatttttaacaaatcagaaagttatcgaattttaataatggatgtttcttcctcttgatctgatgaatgcttgcatacgatctggcatgctctggatcgtgttttttatctccacctgggagatctcctcccaggcagctaccagcgcggttttcagttcactgaaagtccgtggtgggttacgacttgctcggacttgtcttttaagcatgttccagacatgttctacaggattcatggctgggtttcttgcaggccagtccaatttttgaataccgacctcgaacaagtaatcggttactcaaagagctgcgtgaggtcgagcattgtcctgcattatacgaaattcttcacttcctgtgaatccctgacagggtaaaacatgatttagaagaatctcttcaatataccgcactgttgtcagacgactttcgacaaccaataattcagtacgggcttctgaacttccGCCTcgacaaaccaagatggacccaccatgaaaaccgactgtttgcttggtagtggtgggaagaaaccattgtCCGCGCTTTCCCCATCcacgttcacggccgtctggagctcttaggacaactctgcattcatcgatccataaaattttactccattagtcatgcgtccaatttgcatgttctcttgcaaacctaagtctggctacgcgatggtgcgggaggagttccgggcctcgagttggtctttgAGCACGCAGATCctgttcctccatccttcttcttattgtgcacttacggacattgacttctcttgctgtttgcaaaggctggtgtatctctaacgcagtgagaaaccgatttttcattattgcacgtacgataaatcggtcgtcgtgcgccgacgaacaccttacaccccactttctggtcttcttgtgtaaaggccagtcaggtcatgcattttctatgcatatttttcacttatacgcggtgcacttaaagtttcaaccatcttccactgcgtacgcccttgacgtcttaacaacactacttgagcaacttgagctgcagtaagggtaattttcagatcaaattgtgaaaaaagagaaacaaaaagcgatcataatcattaattttttttggaacgtgcttagtactgcggcaatttctatctgaatttaaacttaactttctgctttgtgttccaataACGGAATCtgcttctagtgttataaaagttaaacagacacacatttttctgtattttaattaacaaatacgaAAGGACAGACAATATGttatatgaaattagaatttacaacagctatctgggctgatatctacttgtgtttctttgggccaaattccgtgccgctgagtgtagaAAGAAGAATTCTCTgactgtggcggcatattgggctgacaaagtgtagtctcactataagacatgtcatcgacacaaaagaagaagaatagaaagaagaaagaaagaaagtgaatgagtgcacagaaaatcctcaagtgtttccccctgtagtgaaactatgcgcctGCCTGATGACTATGTCATCTTCCGcccagctattccccaattatgtggttgttggcttccagtcaaaccgaatctgtttgagtaccaatagtTTATTTGGAGTGACTACCTACATGATCTCGTCAATCCAGTGAACTGGACaccacgttatccatggtatgactgtttgacagactttctggcttctgataagATGCAGTtactgcagaaaatgtacaaatgacagctttatcaGACCTTTGTATCCTGTGAGAATTACTTACGCCCCATACTTacgtaatcattttccaaatcggttgactaggtccagagatttccacaacgtcacaaactttacttcgttcatttaaatataaaggtcACACATGAGagacgacggcagatagaagagtatggaaggagaaaacatattAACGCCCcttaataaaattgggataagggcagggggatgatgatgatgataaatggccACACATAATTATACcggataaatagtattttgacaattctatattgcccacgcagacgaagtcgcgggcaacagctagtacctacatgtaaataaaagtaataatttgtaaatacgaaataattattaattattgtaattatttctagttattattaaaatatctcacATCTAAGTGTGGCTTGAGATTGCACGGGCCGAAGCCAAGTGCATTTAGGTGGCTTGAACaaaattaagaatttaaaaatttgcGTGTTAATCTGCATGTATTTAGAATAACTGCCTTTTGGAGTAGAAATAGGTAGATGGGCTGATTTTTAATGAACTAAGACTGTTGTGTAACGTTTTTGGGATGACTCCTGTACTGGATAGTATGATGGGGATAGTTTTGGTGTGTGTGATATTCCACTGTGTTTTGAGCTCTATGGATAAATCTGTGTACTTAGCTATTTTCTCGGTGTGTGTGCTAGTGAGATTATATATGTTGCATATAGCTATGTCTATAATGTACacaaatttattttgtttatctaccATAGTTATGTCTGGTCTATTGTTATAGATGGTTTTATCAGTGATTATAGTCCTATCCCAGTACAATTTCAATTTATCGTTTTCTAATACTGCTTGTGGTTTGTATTTGTAGTAGGGTACTTTATCTGTTATAAGCTTTGTTTGGATTGCTAGTGATTGATGGATTATTGCAGCTACTTGGTCATGGCGGTGTTTGTAGTCAGTTTGGGCTATGGCTCTACACGCACCCGTGATGTGCTGGATGGTCTCGGACGCGCCATGACATCGCCTGCAGGAGTCGTTGTAGTTGGGTCGGCGGATTATGTACTTCTGGTAGTTGGCTGTGTCAATAACCTGGTCTTGAATGGCGATCATAAATCCCTCCATCTTCTCAGGGAAGAGTTCCCCTCGCTGCAGCCACGCGTTCGATGCTTTCATATCGACATGAGGTTGCTGCAAGTCGAGGCGATGTCTTCCGTGAAGGGACTAACGCTCCCAAGCTGCTATTTTGTCTGCTTTGCTGGTGATATGTTCATTGGTTTGTGGGTCAGTGCTGTGTAAATTAAGTGGAGTAATTTTCTTGTCGGTTTGTGTGATTATTTTATGAAGAGGTGATTGAAGGGCTTTCTGTACGAAAAACTTTCTTAGGCTAGTTATTTGCTTGTTATGTAAGTTTTCTATGTCTATAAGACCGCGGCCCCCTTCTTCTCGCGGCAGCGTGAGTCTTTGGACACAGGATCGTGGATGGTGCTTTCTATTCGATGTTAGGGAAGTATTTATAGACGCTGTAGTTTAGTGAGATAATTTTTGGACCAATTTATAATGCCGAAAGAGTAGGTTAATAGGGGAATAGCAAATGAATTTATGGATTTTATCAAATTACGCGACGTCAGTTGAGATTTTATTAGCATGTTGAGT harbors:
- the LOC135117205 gene encoding uncharacterized protein LOC135117205: MSNEDSVKDQFYEELCQCLTSIRSSEQILLLGDFNARVGRDSESWPGVIGNNGVGNMNSNGQLLLTLCAQFDLTITNTLFRLRDKFKTTWMHPRSKHWHLLDYAITRRRDISQVHITRVMRGAHCWTDHRLLVTKLRLRLREPRRPCRAKPISLNLDRLDCKDLQEFQKGLKDALDVFDAQQGDLISKWKQISSTVLTVATETIGYKKRNNEDWFDQNDRALTEAFKQHRVLIKRNEGNHESSQEVRSSGDSLRKLTRKMKDRWWLEKAKKIQWLADTHQLGAFYEEMRKLIGVSIKNCTPLRSLVGSQKLTAKQDILDRWAEHFNHLLNVDRSADLEHIRRIHPLPPNESLAEPLTFAEVVQAIKEQKNKSSWR